The following is a genomic window from Rutidosis leptorrhynchoides isolate AG116_Rl617_1_P2 chromosome 8, CSIRO_AGI_Rlap_v1, whole genome shotgun sequence.
GGTCATTGATTTCCTCTTCAAGGATTGATTTCTTTTCTAGCACCTCCACCAAGACCCTTTTTACAAGATGCTCAAATGTTAATGAAGCGAGTTAGCTTAGTGCATCTGACATCTTGTTTTGGCTTAGTCAGACATGATCATTGTTGAATCTTTTGTAACTTTCAATTAGTTCCTTCGCTTTTGTGAGGTAGAGTTAGATGGTGGGTTGCCGAGCTTCAAAAGTGCCCATGATTTGGTTAGCCACCAACTAGGAGTCAACAAAAGCACGAGGGTGAAGAATCTTTAGTTCCTTCGCCATTCTAAGCCCCGCAAGTAGTGATACGCATTCAGCTTCGTTATTGGTTGTTACGAACTCGAAACGAAGTGCATAAGTAAATTCTTTTCCTTCGGGATTTATCAACATTAGACCGGCACCTGATCCATCGGAGCTTGACGCACCATCAGTATACAACTTCCATTCTTCATTTTCAACTTTCGGAGTGATAGTTTGAGTGGAGCCTTTTGCATCTTCTTCGTCGATGAAATCTGCCAAGACTTGCCCTTTGATCGTGTGTCTTACCCTGAATTCAATATCATGTTCACCTAGATCGATGGCCCACTTGTCCATTCTTCCTGACTTTCCAGGCTTCGAAAGTACTTGTCTAATGGGTTTGTTGGTGAGTACCACTATTTGGTGTACTTGGAAGTATCTCCAAAGTTTCCTAGCTGTGTGGATAAGTGCTAAGGTGAGCTTCTCGAGCTCAGGATAATTCATATCTGCTCCTTGAAGTACTCGACTAATGAAGTATATCGATACTTGTGCTTTTTCTCGTTCTGAGACTAAGACTGCGCTGATACACTCTTTCGAGGCGGCCATGTATATGAAGAGTGTTTCTCCCTGCATGGGTGAAGTTAAGCTTGGGAGATTGGCTATATATTCCTTCATTTCAACAAATGCCTTTTCCGCTTCCTCACTCCAGACTATTTTCTTTTTTTCCAAGCATCCTTTCAAGACTTTGAAGAAGGGTAGTTTTTTTTATGCTCCTTGTGATACAAACCTTCTAAGCGATGCTAGCTTTCTCGTTAAACTCTGCATGTCTTTTATGGTTACTGGAGTTTGGAGTTGCTTGAGCTTGTTAATTTTTTTCAGGATTCGCTTGAATTCCCATCTTGGTGATTTTTCTCTTCGCCTATTTGCTGGGGCATCATCATGAACGAAGGTACCTGCTGTTTCCTTTTCCTCTAACCAGATATATGCTTTATCTAGTAAATCTTCATAAGTATTTGGTAGGTCTCTGCTAAGATGCTCGATGAGTGGTCTGACCCTGGATCCGTACAGTAATCCGGATATTCTTTGGGATTCTGGTAGGTTGGGGATTTGCTGGGTTTCGTTGTTATACCTATTAAGGAAAGCACTAGAGCTTTCGTTATCCTTTTGTTTTATTCCATGTGCTGCTACATGATTCTTTTTGTGTCATTTCCGTTGGCTAAACTTAGATCTAAATTGGTGTTTCCGGTCATCGAACCTAACCACCGAGTCTTTTGGTAGGGAGTCAAACCAAACTCCTGCGTCTACTTTTAACATGTAAGAGAACGTGTGGCACGCTACGGGTATGTCCCATTTGGCCATTCGCACCGCACCTTCGAATATATTAAAGAAATCATTTGGGTCGTCCTTtccttcgtaatatactaagtgcGCAGGTATTTTCATTCCATCCGGGAATGAGCAAAGTTGGATATATGGTACAAAGGGGGTTTTCTGGTTCACCCAAAAGTTACCGTTAATCGTGTTTGGAGGAATTCCCTAGTTACCTTGGGAATAACACATTCCTCCCTCGTTAAGAGGGTACACCCAAGTGGTTGACATTTGTTGCGGTGGCAGGTCCCAATTTTGGAAGTAAGCGTGGTTGGTCCCTTGTTGCAATGGGACATTTGGTAAGCTACCTACAGGGACTGTTTCTACATAATGGCATGTTGGGAGCGACATAAGGATTTCCTTGGGTCCATATATATTGGTTTGGCTGTATGGCACCACCCCAACTTGGGTGAGGTGGCGGTATGTGACTATTTGGTACTTGGGGTGTTACGGACACAATTGGGGCTGACATATTTCAAGTATAGAGAGGCGCTGTGGGTATAGTTAATTAGGGTTACCTAAGGCACACTTGCAGTTTCTCTCGTCTGGGTTGTAGCTTGTGTTGATGAGTTCGCTGGTAAGCTCTTAGGCGGGAGGCTTTAGCTTGGTGGTTCCATTTCCAGCTCTTCGTCATATTCTTCTCTTTCATATATCAGCACCCGTCTACTTTGCAAGATACCCGTATCTCTTAGGTACCTTATCACTGACCGGATGTGATCGTAGTTTTTTAGCACGAAGGTTTTGTCTATTAACGGAGGTGGCTCCACGAAATGCGAGCCATGGCAGTTTGTTGAGACAAATTCTGTGGGAGTGATGGGCGACCTAGTGAGGCACTACTAGAAAAGTATAAATTGGGGACGGCCTTTTTCGGGACGACATAATGTCGTCCCCAAAAATAAGGAAAACGACAAAAAATGGGCCAGCTTTTTCTGAGACGTTTGACCAGTTTTTTGGGGACGacatttagggacgacatgtcgtccccaaagAAATTaccatttttcatttatttttttggTAAAAAACTGGCTCCAAAAAGCAAAAAAAATCCCGCCAAACttttggggacgacatgtcgtccctaaatgtCGTCCCCAAAAAAAGAATTATATTTAATTGTTTTTTTGGCGCAGAAATATTTGGCTCCAAAGGTGGGAAAATTTCGTGCTATTTTTTGGGGACGACACGTCGTCTCTAAAAACTTTTGGGGATGACATTTGTGGCGCCTTTTGTGGCGCACCAGCGCCACTAAAGGTACAAACGAAAAAAGGTTGAATTCAACTAGTAATATTATTTTCTAGTATAAGTATTGCGTCACACACTATCATACTATATGGTTgtccatttttatttatttttttattaacgatccgtcaaaaattattattattaatattactagttgtTTTTTTACTTTAATTTTTTATTTACTATATATTCAATTTCAATTGTGGATTTATCATTTCTCATATGATGGTTATTTGTTAGGAAGTGGTACAAGTGATAGTTACTTGTAGATTGTAGACAAATACGAAAATCTGAAAGACAGAAATTGTGTATGTTGGCACTTCATCACGAATGTTCATTCATACATGCATGAATTATGAATAACATAACGTTTACAATAAAACTTACACGTTGGTATCTTATTAAGAAAATTGGACAAAACTTTGTCCCACATTAAACCAACTTGCACTACAGTAGTactaatatattacaacaattagagttttaataataataataataataataataataattagttccaCCAATTTATCTCGTGATGGCCTCACTACATAATAATTAGTTCCACCAAGTCAAGAGCATATATTACTATATCTCTACCCCACTACATCACTTCCACCAATTTATCTCTATTAATTTCTCCGTAATTAGTTCTTATATTGCAATCAGTCACTTTTAATATATTATTTGGACATTGCCACTTCTTTACCAATAAAAAATAACACTGCCACTTAATAATTTTCACGAAAAATTAAATTTCCCTCCACCAAATTTATGACTCCCCCCAAGTCTAAGAGAGTTAGAAAAAGGTAAAAGGAGTTTTTCATGGTTCCAGTTGTCCAAAAGTTAGAAAATAGAAAACCATAACTTTTTTCATCTTCATTTCCATCTCTGATTTCTCTGCTTCTGGCGTTACACTACTGTATCAAGGTAACTCACATCTCAGTATCTCACTTCTTTCTCTAAATCTAAATGTAAATCTCTAGtaattttttgtttattttttcacAATAAATAGAGTTAACGATATGAAATTGATTTTTTTTTGAACAGAACGATATGAAATTGATTATTAATGTTAAATTACAAAGTTTTAGAGATACATCAGTTTTGGTCCAAATTCTTTTAACTGTGATATGTGAAGTATTTTTGATTTTGATGTATTATAATCATGTAAAGTAGCAAACTGATTTGGAGTCAGGGGCGGAGTTAGTAGGGTGGCAGAGGGGTGCTTTGCCACCCCCAACTGAGgtagtatatatgtatatgaattgtGTTTTAATGGCTATATAATTGAGTTTAGAGTGACAATTTTGAAGTTGTAAAGTGAGGACAGAAAGAGTTGCAGGTAGAGTTTAGAATCTGGTAGGGATAACAACTTTTTGGTGAACTTCCAATCAACACCCCTCATCTTATAATTATAGTTTACTTTTGTCCTCGTAAATTTAACACCATGTCATTAAACTCTAT
Proteins encoded in this region:
- the LOC139863681 gene encoding uncharacterized protein, whose protein sequence is MAASKECISAVLVSEREKAQVSIYFISRVLQGADMNYPELEKLTLALIHTARKLWRYFQVHQIVVLTNKPIRQVLSKPGKSGRMDKWAIDLGEHDIEFRVRHTIKGQVLADFIDEEDAKGSTQTITPKVENEEWKLYTDGASSSDGSGAGLMLINPEGKEFTYALRFEFVTTNNEAECVSLLAGLRMAKELKILHPRAFVDS